One window of the Mycobacterium sp. SVM_VP21 genome contains the following:
- a CDS encoding sulfurtransferase yields the protein MARSDVLVSTDWAESNLDAPNTVFIEVDEDTSVYDINHIPGAIRLDWRKDLQDPVRRDVIDEAAFSKLLSERGVANNDTVILYGGNNNWFAAFAYWYFKLYGHESVKLLDGGRKKWELSGRPLSSEAVSRPATSYSAKPLDESLRARRDEVVAAINTKNLVDVRSPEEFSGKILAPAHLPQEQSQQRGHVPSAINVPWSRAANEDGTFKSDEELAKLYADAGLDGQKETIAYCRIGERSSHTWFVLHELLGHRNVKNYDGSWMEYGSLVGAPIELGS from the coding sequence ATGGCACGCTCGGACGTCCTGGTCTCCACCGACTGGGCGGAGAGCAATCTCGACGCGCCCAACACGGTGTTCATCGAAGTCGACGAAGACACCAGCGTCTATGACATCAACCACATCCCGGGCGCCATCCGGCTGGACTGGCGTAAGGACCTGCAGGATCCGGTACGCCGCGATGTCATCGACGAGGCCGCGTTTTCCAAGCTGCTCTCCGAGCGTGGCGTCGCCAACAACGACACCGTGATCCTCTACGGCGGCAACAACAACTGGTTCGCCGCCTTCGCCTACTGGTACTTCAAGCTCTACGGCCACGAGTCCGTCAAGCTGCTCGACGGCGGCCGCAAGAAGTGGGAGCTCAGCGGGCGCCCGCTGTCGAGCGAAGCCGTCAGTCGGCCCGCCACGTCCTACAGCGCCAAGCCGCTGGACGAATCGCTGCGGGCCCGCCGTGACGAGGTGGTCGCCGCGATCAACACCAAGAACCTCGTCGACGTGCGGTCCCCCGAGGAGTTCTCCGGCAAGATCCTGGCTCCGGCGCACCTGCCTCAGGAGCAGAGCCAGCAGCGCGGGCACGTGCCGAGTGCGATCAACGTGCCGTGGAGCCGCGCCGCCAACGAGGACGGCACCTTCAAGTCCGACGAGGAGCTGGCCAAGCTGTATGCCGACGCCGGCCTGGATGGTCAGAAGGAGACCATCGCCTATTGCCGTATCGGTGAGCGGTCTTCGCACACCTGGTTCGTGCTGCATGAGCTGCTCGGACACCGCAACGTCAAGAACTACGACGGTAGTTGGATGGAATACGGCTCCCTGGTGGGCGCCCCGATCGAATTGGGAAGCTGA
- a CDS encoding FABP family protein, translated as MSASDGGTPDAGERQVDRGSGDRAVAAAAERAKQTAARNIPVFDDLPFTDTANLREGANLHDALLALLPLVGVWRGEGVGHGAQGDYRFGQQIVVSHDGGDYLNWEARSWRLADDDESHQPALRETGFWRFVDDPDDPDESQAIELLLAHSTGYVELFYGRPHGPASWELVTDALARSKSGALIGGAKRLYGIVEDGDLAYVEERVNADGELVPHLSARLSRFVG; from the coding sequence GTGAGTGCCTCCGACGGGGGTACGCCGGATGCCGGCGAGCGCCAGGTCGACCGGGGTTCCGGCGACCGCGCGGTAGCTGCCGCCGCTGAGCGTGCCAAGCAGACCGCGGCACGCAACATTCCGGTCTTTGACGACCTGCCGTTCACCGATACCGCCAACCTGCGCGAGGGTGCGAACCTGCACGACGCCCTGCTGGCGCTGCTGCCGTTGGTCGGGGTGTGGCGCGGTGAAGGCGTAGGCCACGGCGCACAGGGTGACTACCGGTTCGGCCAGCAGATCGTGGTGTCCCACGACGGCGGCGACTACCTGAACTGGGAAGCGCGGTCCTGGCGGCTGGCCGACGACGACGAGTCGCATCAACCGGCCCTGCGCGAAACCGGCTTCTGGCGGTTCGTGGACGATCCGGACGACCCCGACGAGTCGCAGGCCATCGAACTGCTGCTGGCGCACTCCACCGGCTATGTGGAGCTGTTCTATGGGCGCCCGCACGGCCCGGCCTCTTGGGAGCTGGTCACCGATGCGCTGGCGCGCAGCAAATCGGGGGCGCTGATCGGCGGCGCCAAGCGGCTGTACGGCATCGTCGAGGACGGCGACCTGGCCTACGTCGAGGAACGGGTGAACGCCGACGGCGAACTGGTGCCGCACCTGTCGGCGCGGTTATCGCGTTTCGTGGGCTGA
- a CDS encoding aminodeoxychorismate lyase: protein MAPEADVEDSVVTIVTVGGGLAAAGSPLLHADDLAALRGDGVFETLLVRDGAACLLDAHLRRLARSAELMDLPAPNLDDWCRAVDEAVQQWAGTGEGALRMIYSRGRETGSAPTAYVMLTPLPERIAAARREGVAVVTLDRGLSAQGLELPWLLAGAKTLSYAVNMAALRYAAKQGADDVIFISSDGYVLEGPRSTVVLVEPGRLITPPPSHPILRGTTQEALFGVARAAGYDCEYAPLRPADLAAAQDLWLVSSITLGARVHTLDGRALQPRVSGEEFAGLVDLAIGR from the coding sequence ATGGCACCGGAGGCCGATGTGGAAGACAGCGTCGTGACGATCGTCACCGTGGGCGGCGGGCTTGCCGCAGCCGGCTCCCCGCTATTGCACGCCGACGATCTGGCGGCGCTGCGCGGCGATGGGGTCTTCGAGACGCTGCTGGTGCGCGATGGCGCCGCCTGCCTGCTCGACGCTCACCTGCGACGGCTGGCGCGCTCCGCCGAGCTGATGGACCTGCCGGCCCCGAACCTGGACGACTGGTGCCGTGCTGTCGACGAGGCGGTGCAGCAGTGGGCCGGAACGGGCGAGGGTGCCCTGCGAATGATCTACAGCCGGGGCCGAGAAACCGGTTCGGCGCCAACCGCTTACGTGATGCTGACCCCGCTGCCGGAACGCATCGCGGCGGCCCGCCGCGAGGGCGTGGCGGTGGTGACCTTGGATCGTGGTCTGTCGGCGCAGGGGCTGGAGCTGCCGTGGCTGCTGGCCGGCGCCAAGACGCTGTCTTACGCGGTGAACATGGCGGCGCTGCGATACGCCGCGAAACAAGGCGCCGACGACGTCATCTTCATCAGCTCCGACGGTTACGTCTTGGAGGGGCCGCGCTCGACGGTGGTCCTGGTGGAACCCGGACGGCTCATCACTCCGCCGCCGTCGCACCCGATCCTGCGCGGCACCACCCAGGAGGCATTGTTCGGCGTGGCCCGCGCCGCGGGCTATGACTGCGAATACGCCCCGTTGCGGCCGGCGGATCTCGCTGCGGCGCAAGATCTCTGGCTGGTATCCAGCATCACCTTGGGTGCGCGGGTGCACACCTTGGACGGCCGGGCGCTACAACCGCGGGTGTCCGGGGAGGAATTCGCCGGACTGGTGGATCTGGCCATCGGGCGTTGA
- a CDS encoding DUF1416 domain-containing protein, which yields MCSGPKQGLALPANVDLEKETVITGRVVDSSGASVGGAFVRLLDSSDEFTAEVVASATGDFRFFAAPGAWKVRALSAAGNGDAVVTPAGAGLHEVDIKVA from the coding sequence ATGTGCTCTGGACCCAAGCAAGGGCTTGCCCTGCCGGCCAACGTCGACCTGGAGAAGGAGACCGTGATCACCGGCCGCGTGGTGGACAGCTCCGGTGCGTCCGTCGGCGGTGCCTTCGTCCGGCTGCTGGACTCCTCGGACGAGTTCACCGCTGAGGTCGTCGCCTCGGCCACCGGCGACTTCCGGTTCTTCGCCGCGCCGGGCGCCTGGAAGGTGCGCGCCCTGTCCGCGGCCGGTAACGGTGACGCCGTGGTGACCCCCGCCGGGGCGGGCCTCCACGAGGTCGACATCAAAGTCGCCTGA
- the pstS gene encoding phosphate ABC transporter substrate-binding protein PstS, giving the protein MKRSKAGLALVAAVMTSLALSGCGSDDNNAGPSGTGTTSGKADSADCAGKNTLTAEGSTAQQNAIAVFNQVWGKECSGKNLSYNPTGSGAGREQFIAGHVDFAGSDSPLSEAQVAEAADRCGQNPAWHLPLVFGPVSIAYHLDGVENLVLNGDVLARIFSGAITSWNDPALMALNPGQELPPIAITPIYRSDSSGTTDNFQKYLSAAAPHTWTKGEGSEFQGGVGEGAQKSAGVVQAVQSTPGAVSYVEKGFADQANLRSAMIDSGSGVVAATDESAGIAIQSAGFVSPDSNDMRLDLRSLYGTKQAAAYPLVLVTYEIVCSKGYDPDTSAAVKSFLRTASSSGQDELSSAGYVRLPDQLKRRLSAAIDAIQ; this is encoded by the coding sequence ATGAAACGCTCAAAGGCGGGTCTTGCGCTGGTAGCGGCGGTGATGACCAGTCTGGCGCTCAGTGGCTGCGGCAGCGATGACAACAACGCGGGCCCCTCCGGTACCGGCACCACCTCGGGCAAAGCGGACTCCGCCGACTGCGCCGGCAAGAACACGCTGACAGCCGAGGGATCGACTGCCCAGCAAAACGCGATCGCCGTGTTCAACCAGGTGTGGGGCAAAGAGTGCTCGGGCAAGAACCTGTCTTACAACCCGACCGGGTCGGGTGCGGGCCGAGAACAGTTCATCGCCGGGCACGTCGACTTTGCCGGTTCCGACTCGCCGCTCAGCGAGGCGCAGGTCGCCGAGGCGGCCGACCGCTGCGGCCAGAACCCGGCATGGCATCTGCCGCTGGTGTTCGGGCCGGTCAGCATCGCTTACCACCTCGACGGGGTGGAGAACCTGGTCCTCAACGGTGACGTGCTGGCCCGGATCTTCAGCGGCGCCATCACCAGCTGGAACGACCCCGCGCTGATGGCCCTGAACCCGGGCCAGGAACTCCCGCCGATCGCCATCACCCCGATCTACCGCTCGGACTCGTCGGGCACCACCGACAACTTCCAGAAGTACCTCAGCGCCGCGGCGCCGCACACCTGGACCAAGGGTGAAGGCAGCGAATTCCAGGGCGGAGTCGGCGAGGGCGCGCAGAAGTCGGCCGGTGTCGTACAGGCGGTGCAGAGCACTCCCGGTGCCGTCAGTTACGTCGAGAAGGGCTTTGCCGACCAGGCCAACCTGCGGTCGGCGATGATCGACTCGGGCTCCGGAGTGGTCGCCGCCACCGACGAATCGGCCGGTATCGCGATCCAGTCGGCCGGATTCGTCTCCCCGGACAGCAACGATATGCGGCTGGACCTGAGGTCGCTTTACGGCACCAAGCAGGCCGCCGCCTACCCGCTAGTCTTGGTGACCTATGAGATCGTCTGCTCCAAGGGCTACGACCCCGACACGTCGGCGGCCGTGAAGTCCTTCCTGAGGACGGCCTCCAGCAGCGGCCAGGACGAATTGTCGTCCGCCGGTTACGTCCGGCTGCCGGACCAATTGAAACGGCGCTTGAGTGCCGCCATCGACGCGATCCAGTAG
- a CDS encoding response regulator transcription factor, translated as MELLLLTADLHPDGVLPSLSLLAHSVRTAAPEVSALLEAGSAEVVLVDARTDLAAARGLCRLLSATAGSVPVVAIVTEGGLVAVNAEWGIDEILLPGTGPAETDARLRLLTGRHGAPAAEQASGQTKLGELVIDEGTYTARLRGRPLDLTYKEFELLKYLTQHVGRVFTRAQLLQEVWGYDFFGGTRTVDVHVRRLRAKLGPEYESLIGTVRNVGYKAVRPVRGHSAAASDDEGDDMVEDLDGADGGAPEPLSSQ; from the coding sequence TTGGAGCTACTGCTGTTGACCGCTGACCTGCACCCCGACGGGGTGCTGCCGTCGCTGTCCCTGCTTGCACACAGTGTGCGGACAGCGGCGCCCGAGGTTTCTGCGCTGCTTGAGGCCGGTTCGGCCGAGGTGGTTCTGGTCGACGCGCGCACCGATCTGGCGGCGGCACGCGGACTGTGCCGGCTACTGAGCGCCACCGCAGGATCGGTCCCGGTGGTCGCGATCGTGACCGAGGGCGGACTGGTGGCGGTCAACGCCGAGTGGGGTATCGACGAAATTCTGCTTCCCGGTACCGGACCCGCCGAGACCGACGCCCGGCTGCGGTTGCTGACCGGACGCCATGGCGCGCCGGCCGCCGAGCAGGCCTCGGGGCAGACCAAGCTCGGCGAGTTGGTGATCGACGAGGGCACCTATACCGCGAGGCTGCGGGGCCGGCCGCTGGACCTGACCTATAAGGAGTTCGAGCTGCTGAAGTACCTCACCCAACACGTCGGCCGGGTTTTCACCCGGGCGCAGTTGTTGCAGGAGGTCTGGGGCTACGACTTCTTCGGCGGTACACGCACGGTCGACGTGCACGTCCGGCGGTTGCGCGCCAAGCTCGGGCCGGAATACGAGTCGCTGATCGGCACGGTGCGCAACGTCGGCTACAAGGCGGTCCGGCCGGTGCGCGGCCACTCCGCGGCCGCCTCCGACGACGAGGGCGACGACATGGTCGAGGACCTCGACGGCGCCGACGGCGGTGCGCCCGAGCCGCTGAGCAGTCAGTGA
- the lmeA gene encoding mannan chain length control protein LmeA produces MSAAIAALVLVAVGVDFGASVYAEYQLSRAVRRAADLRADPFVAILGFPFLPQARRDHYTEVEIKAPAVEQPMIGKSMLEATMHSVDLTQATWRFRPDAPIPVARLESRIIIGSVHLGRYLGIRDLMVEAPPAETNDNTGGTTESGISSSHGLVFTGTPAGFGKRVSVAVDLSIGGEDHSTLVITPTGILTGPDTADQPVPDEQRAAVLTAFRGSLPAQRLPFGLIPTSQGARGSDVIIEGIADDMTITLPEFRPR; encoded by the coding sequence ATGTCGGCCGCGATCGCGGCCCTGGTCTTGGTCGCCGTCGGGGTCGATTTCGGAGCAAGCGTCTACGCCGAGTACCAGTTGTCACGGGCGGTGCGCCGGGCCGCGGACCTTCGCGCGGACCCGTTCGTGGCGATCCTGGGCTTCCCGTTTCTGCCGCAGGCGCGCCGCGATCACTACACCGAGGTGGAGATCAAGGCCCCGGCCGTCGAGCAGCCGATGATCGGCAAGTCGATGCTGGAAGCCACCATGCACTCGGTCGACTTGACCCAAGCCACTTGGCGGTTCCGGCCGGACGCCCCGATCCCGGTGGCCAGGCTGGAGAGCCGGATTATCATCGGCTCGGTGCATCTGGGCCGCTACCTGGGCATCCGTGACCTGATGGTGGAGGCGCCGCCGGCCGAGACCAACGACAACACCGGCGGAACCACGGAGTCCGGAATCTCGAGCAGTCACGGGCTGGTATTCACCGGCACCCCAGCGGGTTTCGGCAAGCGGGTGAGCGTGGCCGTGGACCTGTCCATCGGCGGGGAAGACCACAGCACGCTGGTGATCACCCCGACCGGCATCCTTACCGGCCCGGACACCGCCGACCAGCCGGTGCCCGATGAGCAGCGCGCCGCGGTGCTCACCGCGTTCCGCGGCAGCCTGCCTGCGCAGCGGCTGCCGTTCGGGTTGATCCCGACCAGCCAGGGCGCGCGCGGCTCCGATGTGATCATCGAGGGCATCGCCGACGACATGACCATCACCCTGCCGGAGTTCCGCCCGAGATGA
- the mshD gene encoding mycothiol synthase produces MTAPQWHAALTDDEQRQIRDLITAAGHHDGVAPVGEQVLRELAASRTEHLVAGDGATVLGYLNLAPGCQDAAPMAELVVAPHARRRGIGAAMVRAALATTDGGTRFWAHGTLPAAQSTAEALGLTKVRELLQMRRSLRGLPQPTMPPGVSIRTYAGSADDAELLRVNNAAFSWHPEQGGWTTEDLAQRRAEAWFDPAGLFLAFDGPVLLGFHWTKIHSGKPGAESAGEVYVVGVDPAAQGRGLGRVLTEIGLVYLAERLADVEAPIVLLYVEADNTAALRTYEQLGFVVHSVDTAYAAVDQP; encoded by the coding sequence GTGACCGCCCCGCAATGGCATGCCGCACTGACCGATGACGAGCAGCGGCAGATCCGCGATCTGATCACCGCTGCCGGCCACCATGACGGCGTCGCCCCGGTGGGGGAGCAGGTACTGCGGGAGCTCGCCGCGTCCCGCACCGAACACCTGGTCGCCGGTGACGGCGCAACGGTGCTGGGCTACCTGAACCTGGCCCCAGGCTGCCAGGACGCCGCGCCGATGGCAGAGCTGGTGGTGGCACCGCACGCCCGGCGGCGAGGCATCGGGGCGGCGATGGTCCGTGCCGCGCTGGCCACAACCGACGGTGGCACCCGGTTCTGGGCGCACGGCACCCTGCCCGCCGCCCAATCCACGGCCGAGGCGCTGGGGCTGACCAAGGTGCGCGAGCTGTTGCAGATGCGCCGATCGCTGCGCGGGTTGCCGCAGCCCACCATGCCGCCGGGGGTGTCGATCCGTACCTACGCGGGTTCGGCCGACGACGCAGAACTGCTGCGGGTCAACAACGCCGCGTTCTCCTGGCATCCCGAGCAGGGCGGCTGGACGACTGAGGACCTGGCGCAGCGCCGCGCCGAGGCATGGTTCGATCCAGCCGGACTGTTTCTGGCGTTCGACGGACCCGTGCTGCTGGGGTTCCACTGGACCAAGATCCACTCCGGCAAACCCGGCGCCGAAAGCGCCGGGGAGGTCTACGTCGTTGGCGTCGATCCGGCTGCCCAGGGCCGTGGTCTGGGCCGGGTGCTGACCGAGATTGGCCTGGTCTACCTGGCGGAGCGGCTTGCCGACGTCGAGGCGCCGATTGTGCTGCTCTACGTCGAGGCGGACAACACCGCGGCGTTGCGCACCTACGAGCAGTTGGGCTTTGTGGTGCACAGTGTTGACACTGCTTACGCCGCAGTGGATCAGCCTTGA
- a CDS encoding DUF4395 domain-containing protein codes for MSNTDTAQVQQVDVRGPRFTAWITTAVLVAVLLIAEFSPASAAILLAAQAVVFAVGATSGPRRHPYGLLFARLVAPRLGPVTEREPVAPLRFAQLVGLAFAVIGVAGFAFAPAVGLIATAFALAAAFLNAAFGICLGCQLYPLVLRLRPSMA; via the coding sequence ATGTCGAACACCGACACCGCCCAAGTCCAACAGGTAGACGTCCGGGGTCCACGGTTCACCGCCTGGATCACCACCGCTGTACTGGTGGCCGTCTTGCTCATCGCCGAGTTCAGCCCGGCGAGTGCGGCCATCCTGCTGGCTGCCCAAGCCGTCGTCTTCGCGGTCGGTGCGACATCGGGCCCCCGCCGCCACCCCTATGGATTGCTGTTCGCCCGACTGGTGGCGCCGCGGCTTGGACCGGTCACCGAGCGCGAGCCGGTGGCGCCGCTGCGCTTCGCTCAGCTCGTCGGCCTGGCCTTCGCCGTGATCGGAGTCGCCGGGTTCGCGTTCGCCCCGGCGGTCGGCCTGATCGCGACGGCGTTTGCGCTCGCGGCGGCCTTCCTCAACGCTGCCTTCGGCATCTGTCTGGGCTGCCAGCTCTACCCACTCGTCTTGCGCCTGCGGCCGTCCATGGCATAA
- a CDS encoding folate-binding protein YgfZ, translating to MSAVPAPDSGPDAGAVWHYGDPFGEQRSAETAAVLVDRSHRAVLALSGAERKTWLHTLCTQHVADLPDGASTENLTLDAKGHIQNHWVQTERSERTYLDTEPWRGAPLTDHLRKMVFWADVAIEPADLAVLSLLGPGRDAPAVLEALGLTEPLGATAVPVGDAGGFVRRTPGHDALELLVPRADKGEWQRRLIQAGVRSAGIWAYEADRVAAGRPRLGVDTDERTIPHELNWIGGPGVGAVHLDKGCYSGQETVARVHNLGKPPRMLVLLHLDGSVDRPSTGDPVTSGGRSVGRLGTVVDHFELGPIALALLKRGLPADTPLLTGADSEVSAVIDAESMPPPDERGAGRLAVDRLRGRL from the coding sequence GTGTCCGCCGTCCCCGCACCTGATTCCGGCCCCGACGCGGGCGCTGTCTGGCATTACGGCGACCCGTTCGGCGAACAGCGCAGCGCTGAAACCGCCGCCGTGCTGGTGGATAGGTCCCACCGGGCGGTGCTCGCGCTGAGCGGCGCGGAGCGCAAGACGTGGCTGCACACCCTGTGCACCCAGCACGTCGCCGATCTTCCCGACGGCGCCAGCACCGAGAACCTGACCTTGGACGCCAAGGGCCACATCCAGAATCACTGGGTCCAGACCGAGCGTAGCGAGCGGACCTACCTCGACACCGAGCCGTGGCGGGGCGCGCCACTGACCGACCACCTGCGCAAGATGGTGTTCTGGGCCGACGTCGCCATCGAGCCGGCAGATCTTGCGGTGCTGTCGCTGTTGGGCCCCGGTCGGGATGCCCCGGCCGTCCTCGAAGCGTTGGGGCTCACCGAACCTCTCGGGGCGACGGCGGTTCCGGTCGGAGATGCCGGGGGTTTCGTTCGACGAACGCCTGGCCACGACGCGCTGGAACTGCTGGTGCCGCGCGCCGACAAGGGCGAGTGGCAGCGCCGGCTGATCCAGGCCGGGGTGCGCTCCGCCGGGATATGGGCCTACGAAGCCGACCGGGTGGCCGCGGGGCGCCCACGGTTGGGTGTGGACACCGACGAGCGCACCATCCCGCACGAGCTGAACTGGATCGGCGGACCAGGCGTCGGGGCGGTACACCTGGACAAAGGGTGCTACAGCGGGCAGGAAACCGTGGCCCGGGTGCACAACCTGGGTAAACCGCCGCGGATGCTAGTGCTGTTGCACCTGGATGGATCGGTGGACCGGCCCTCGACCGGAGACCCGGTCACCTCGGGTGGGCGCTCGGTGGGCCGGCTGGGCACGGTGGTGGACCACTTCGAGCTGGGTCCGATCGCGCTGGCGCTGCTCAAACGCGGACTCCCGGCCGACACCCCGCTGCTGACCGGCGCCGACTCCGAGGTCAGTGCGGTGATCGACGCGGAATCGATGCCGCCACCGGATGAGCGGGGCGCGGGGCGGCTCGCCGTCGACCGGCTACGGGGCCGACTTTGA
- a CDS encoding DUF3073 domain-containing protein gives MGRGRAKAKQTKVARDLKYSSPSTDFSRLQRELAGSEVNDSEGDDSWNGDDDWRR, from the coding sequence ATGGGCCGCGGCCGGGCTAAGGCGAAACAGACCAAGGTTGCTCGGGATCTGAAGTACAGCTCACCGTCGACCGATTTCAGTCGGCTTCAGCGTGAGCTGGCCGGGTCTGAGGTCAACGACTCCGAGGGCGACGACTCCTGGAACGGCGACGACGACTGGCGGCGTTGA
- a CDS encoding thioredoxin family protein: MSIVAIFAALVIAGAIGWWLNRRAGVLRQLTDSETDDDAAASDAAFLGLEPGRPAVVHFSAPWCGPCAGVRRVVEKVCDDLGGVAHHEIDIDANPDAARRFSVLSLPTTVIFDAEGRQRYRAAGVPTSADLRSALEPLLA, encoded by the coding sequence ATGAGCATTGTCGCGATCTTCGCCGCCCTGGTGATCGCGGGTGCGATCGGATGGTGGCTGAACCGACGGGCCGGTGTGCTGCGACAGCTAACCGACTCCGAGACTGACGACGACGCCGCCGCTTCCGATGCCGCTTTTTTGGGGCTGGAACCGGGACGCCCGGCAGTGGTGCATTTCTCAGCGCCGTGGTGCGGACCGTGCGCCGGCGTGCGCCGCGTGGTGGAGAAGGTCTGCGATGACCTCGGGGGTGTCGCCCATCACGAAATCGACATCGACGCCAACCCCGATGCGGCGCGCAGGTTCTCGGTGCTGTCGCTGCCGACCACGGTGATTTTCGACGCTGAGGGGCGCCAGCGGTACCGTGCCGCCGGTGTCCCGACGTCGGCGGACCTGCGTTCTGCGCTGGAACCTCTGTTGGCTTGA
- the purM gene encoding phosphoribosylformylglycinamidine cyclo-ligase produces the protein MTSAESSSQGVTYASAGVDIDAGDRAVELFKPLAAKATRPEVRGGLGGFAGLFALRNDYREPLLASSTDGVGTKLAIAQALDKHDTVGIDLVAMVVDDLVVCGAEPLFLQDYIAVGRTVPERVAAIVSGIAEGCVQAGCALLGGETAEHPGLMEPDHYDISATGVGVVEADDVLGPDRVRPGDVLIAMGSSGLHSNGYSLARAVLLDIDRMNLAGHVEEFGRTLGEELLEPTRIYAKDCLALAAETQVRTFCHVTGGGLAGNLARVIPDGLIAEVDRGTWTPAPVFAMIAQRGRVSRAEMEKTFNLGVGMVAIVAPEDTDRALAILTARHVDCWPLGTVAKPGKNAEPGDGAKLVGEHPRF, from the coding sequence ATGACCTCAGCAGAATCTAGCTCCCAGGGCGTTACCTACGCATCGGCAGGAGTGGACATCGACGCCGGTGACCGGGCCGTCGAACTGTTCAAACCTTTGGCCGCCAAGGCCACCAGGCCGGAGGTGCGAGGTGGCCTCGGCGGCTTCGCCGGCCTGTTCGCCCTGCGCAACGACTACCGTGAGCCACTGTTGGCGTCCTCCACCGACGGCGTGGGAACCAAGCTGGCGATCGCCCAGGCACTGGACAAGCACGACACCGTCGGCATCGATCTGGTCGCCATGGTCGTCGACGACCTGGTGGTCTGCGGCGCCGAGCCGCTCTTCCTGCAGGACTACATCGCGGTCGGCCGCACCGTGCCGGAACGCGTCGCCGCGATCGTCTCCGGCATCGCCGAAGGGTGTGTGCAGGCCGGCTGCGCGCTGCTGGGTGGGGAGACCGCCGAGCACCCCGGCCTGATGGAACCCGATCACTACGACATCTCCGCGACCGGTGTCGGTGTGGTGGAGGCCGACGACGTGCTGGGCCCCGACCGGGTCCGCCCCGGCGACGTGCTGATCGCGATGGGCTCCTCGGGCCTGCACTCCAACGGCTACTCGTTGGCGCGGGCGGTGCTGCTGGACATCGACCGGATGAACCTGGCCGGCCACGTCGAGGAATTCGGCCGCACCCTCGGTGAGGAACTGCTGGAACCGACGCGCATCTACGCCAAGGACTGCCTGGCGCTGGCCGCCGAGACTCAGGTGCGGACGTTCTGCCACGTGACCGGCGGCGGCTTGGCCGGCAACCTGGCCCGTGTGATCCCCGACGGGCTGATTGCTGAGGTGGACCGTGGCACCTGGACGCCGGCTCCGGTGTTCGCGATGATCGCCCAGCGTGGACGGGTGAGCCGCGCGGAGATGGAGAAGACGTTCAACCTGGGTGTCGGCATGGTTGCCATCGTCGCGCCGGAGGACACCGACCGCGCGCTGGCCATCCTGACTGCCCGCCACGTCGACTGCTGGCCGCTCGGCACAGTCGCCAAGCCGGGGAAGAACGCCGAACCGGGAGACGGGGCCAAGCTGGTCGGGGAACACCCGAGGTTCTAG
- a CDS encoding MarR family transcriptional regulator has product MRSATTGTQDTDLTRNILWLLKQAFYYSLTTVNEAISDHGVSTAQIGLLRQLSGEPGLSGAQLARRLLITPQGVQLALGALERRGLVERKPDPHHGRILRAYLTDQGRAVTSVVVADALAAHDQVFGVLTPDEQETLRGLLSRVVEESRPGRAESGG; this is encoded by the coding sequence GTGCGATCTGCCACGACAGGCACGCAGGATACGGACCTGACCCGCAACATCCTGTGGCTGCTCAAACAGGCGTTTTACTACTCACTGACGACGGTGAACGAGGCGATCAGCGATCACGGCGTGAGCACTGCCCAGATCGGTCTGTTGCGCCAGCTCTCCGGCGAACCCGGTCTGTCCGGCGCCCAACTGGCCCGCCGGCTGCTCATCACCCCGCAGGGCGTGCAACTGGCGTTGGGTGCGCTGGAGCGCCGCGGCTTGGTGGAGCGTAAGCCGGATCCCCACCACGGCCGCATCCTGCGGGCCTACCTGACCGACCAGGGCCGCGCGGTGACCTCGGTGGTCGTCGCCGATGCGCTCGCCGCCCACGACCAGGTATTCGGCGTCCTGACTCCGGACGAGCAGGAGACGCTACGCGGCCTGCTCTCCCGCGTCGTCGAGGAGAGCCGACCGGGCCGAGCCGAGAGCGGCGGCTGA